The sequence GACAATATACTATGGGGCAAGTAATGGAGGTACAGTACAAGCGTAAACAAACCGAACTTCAACTAAAGGCATTAAAATCTCAGCTAAGTCCCCATTTTCTTTTTAACAGCCTTAATACATTATCTTCTTTATTCCAAAAGGATATAAAAAAAGCTGATATTTTTATAAGGTCCTTGGCAAAGTCTTATCAATATACCTTAAAGGCGTATAAAGAAGTATTGGTTACTGTAGAAGATGAATTAGCATTTGTAAACTCTTATTGTTTTTTGGCACAAACACGTTTTGGAGATTACCTTTCTTTGGACCTACAATTGACGGATAAGGAACTTAAAAGTAGAATTCCACCATTAACACTTCAGATGTTGGTGGAGAATGCTGTGAAGCATAATATCATCAACAATAAAAATCAATTAAAAGTTCAAATAAAACCAAGCAATGGCTTTTTGGAAGTATCCAATAATAAAACGGCAAAACGCCCAGAAACAAAATCTTTAAAAATAGGTCTCAAAAATATTGTTTCCCGGTATGAATTGCTGGCGGATAAACAGGTGAAAATAGTTGATGAGGAAAAATTTACCGTAAAACTGCCCATGCTAACATGAAAAAACTGTTTATTCATAAACCGCTTTTTAGACTGTTGAGCCCTTTGTTCAGTGGCACTTTAGTGTACCTTCTTATTTTGCTCATCAATAACACAATTGATGAACTAGGTGCTAATTTTTTTGGCCAGGAACTTTATGTGTGTATTGGCCTTGCTTATTTAATTCAGGAATATGCGCGTATTTCAATTATAATCTTCAAACGACTTAAAAGGCCATCTTCATTTTTGGTCAAAACCATCCTGCAGATCATAAGTACAATTATCATCAATATAGTTTTGGTTTCCTTGGCCATGTATCTTTATTTTATCAAGGTGCTGTACTACACCCCAAACAGCAATGAGTTAATGATTTTTAATAGCATTTTCTCTGTGATTGCTTTGATTTATGTCTTGTTATATGTGAGTCATCAGTTTCTGTATATGGTCAACACAGAAAAATTGGAAAAAGAAGAATGGGCAAGGCAGGAAGTTGAGGAAGACTTTACAGATTTTAAGCGAGGGATAAACCCAGAATTGCTTTTTGAAAGCCTGGAAGCAATTTTGGTGGTTATGAAAGAAGACCCTGATAGAGCGGAACAGATTACGGATCGTTTTGCGATGGTCTACAGGTATTTATTGTCCAAAAAGAAAGACGAGCTGGTTCCTATATCAGAAGAACTAAAAACTTTGGAAGAATTACTTCAACTATTTTCAGAACTGCCATATAGAAAAATGCAATTGGGAAAAGTAACAACAAGTGAGACTTTAGTGGTGCCTGGAAGCTTATTGCGTATTGCTGAAAGGGTGATGCGTACTACGATTCCATCAGAAACAAAGAAAATAAGCATTGATATTTTAGAATTTGGGAGTGAGTTAAATATTCAATATAAACATGAAGAAAGAATAGATAAATTATTAACTATCAATAGTTTAAAATATATTCAAAGAGATTATGGATATTATGCTTCCGAATCTGTCAAAGTAATTCATGACGACGTTTTTAAAACCGTATATCTTCCTAAATTGAACCTAGAATGAAGATTGTAATCATTGAAGATGAACCTTTAGCATCAGAAAAATTAGAGCGCTATCTTCTAAAATATAGCGAGAAGGTTGAGGTCCTCAGCATATTGCCTTCTTTAGAACTAGCTATCCCGTGGATTACGGCGCATCAATCTAAAGTTGATTTGTTTTTTATGGACGTGCAATTGACAGATGGCCTCAGTTTCGAGATTTTTTCCAAAATACCAGTACAAAAGCCAGTAATCTTCACTACTGCCTTTGATGAGTTTGCCATAGACGCATTCAAGGTGAACAGTATTGATTATTTATTAAAACCAATTATGTTCACTGATCTTTCAAGGGCTTTGCAGAAACTAAAATCATTTAAAGAACAGTTCTCAAATCCCTTGGAGTTGGCTCCGGTAATTCAAAAGCTACAAGAAAAAAAGTATAAGGACAGGTTTTTGGTTAGAATGGGTAATCACATTAATTCGGTACAGAGTAATTCAATAAATGCCTTTTTTGCAGAAGGGAGGGATGCCTATCTAATTACTGAGAAAGGAAAAAAGTACATCATTGAATATAAATTAGAAGCATTGGAAAAGTTGTTGGACCCAAAACTTTTTTTTCGTGTGAATAGAACCTTTATCGTTAACATCAACGCCATTACAGATGTTACTGTTTATGCCAACCGAAGGTTAAAACTTGTCTTAAGCTCAAAACTGGATAAAGAAGTTATTATTAGTAGAGAAAAGGTAGCTGATTTTAAAAAATGGTTTGAAGGACTGGCTTAAGGTTGATTGGTTTTTTCTTTTAGTTCTTTTAATGCCCGATTCAAACTTCTCGTGGTGACTCCTATATAATTTGAAATATCCTTTTTGGAGATTACCTCTGTAAACTCTGGGAAAATCTTTTTTAATCTTATGATATTGTCTTCAATAGGGTAGGAATGCTGGTACGAATGTCTTGGGGCTTTATATCTAATCTTATCCGCAAGAGCTTTCATGACCAATCTATTAAAGTGATTGTCCGTTTCTAACAATGCATTAAAACGAGTATGGGAAATGGAAAGAACCTTCAGTTGTGTTATGGCCTCTACAGAACATATGGTGTATTTTTTACTGAATACTTCTAATTCCCCAAATTCCATTCCCTCACCCAAGAATTCCTGAATAAATTCCTTTCCATTTTCATCAGAAATATAGCACTTACTGATTCCTTCCGTAATAAAATAGACTTTGTTGTACCTTCTGTCTTGTTCTATTATTCTATGCTTGGGGCCAAATTCTTCTTCACTTATATCATGTTTGCCAGCATCATATAGCTTTTTCACATAGGTAGCTAATTCCGGATTTATTCTAATCATTTTTTTAATGGGACAAATGTCCTTTTTAGTGCTGCGAAGAAGTAATTTCTTTGCCCTTAAAGTTACGGAATACGATTTGCGATGGCAACCAGAAGAAACAAAATTACACTTTCAAAACAGGGAATGTATACCCCAAAATTTATTCTTATTTGTTTGAGTTCACTTTTCTTTTCAGCAAGTTATAACATGTTGATTCCCGAACTTCCTTCTTATTTAAGCAGTTTGGGAGGGGCTAAGTATATTGGTCTTATTATAGCCCTCTTTACACTTACTGCGGGAATATCAAGACCTTTTAGTGGAAAGCTTACGGATACCATAGGCCGAAAGCCCGTCATGGTTTTTGGGGCTATGGTATGTTTGGTTTGTGGGTGTTTTTATCCCATTCTAACTACGGTGTATGGGTTTTTGCTGTTACGTTTGTTTCATGGTTTTTCCACAGGATTTACACCAACCGCAGCGTCAACTTTTGTTTCAGATGTTGTTCCAAGAGAAAGACTGGGAGAGGCCATGGGTATTCAAGGAATAGCCTTTAGTACCGGTCTGGCGTTGGGTCCTGCCTTGGGAAGTTATATTAAACTGTATTTTTCCTATTCGGTATTATTTTATAGTTCTTCTGCAATGGCTTTTTTAGCATTGTTACTGATAATCAATTTAAAAGAAACATTATCCCAGAAACAACGTTTTCGATTAGGGTTGTTAAAGATATCCAAGAACGATATTATAGCACTGGAGGCATTGCCACCGGCCATAATCACCTTTTTATCGTATGTAGGTTTTGGAGTGATTCTTACCCTTATACCCGATTGGACCGAAGCAGTTGGTTTTGTGAACAAAGGAGTGTTTTTTATTGTGTTCACGATATCATCACTTTTAGCACGATTTATTGCTGGAAGGCTCTCCGATAGTTATGGAAGGATAAAAGTAATTGTTGTTGGTCTTGTATTGCTTTTGATTGCTTTGGTCCTTATAGGTTATTTAAACACGCAATCTGGATTATTGATTGGTGCTTCAATATATGGTCTTGCCATGGGCATAATTTCACCTGCAATAAATGCATGGACAATAGATTTGAGTTTGCCAGAACAAAAAGGCAAGGCCATGGCCACTATGTATATTGCCCTAGAAGCAGGAATAGGCCTAGGGGCCTTATGTTCGGGATGGTATTATCAAGAGATGATTTCACGAATTCCTTTCATAATGTATTGCTGTGCGAGCTTAGCATTTATAGGAATTGGCTATATTATTGTGATAAAAAGAAATATTATCACGAATTATTAAAAAATCAGGGTTTTCAACGCTGTCATTTATTATCTTTAACCGATTTTATATTAATCATTTTAAAATTCAATTCCAGGAGTATTATTTATGGCTAAATCGCAACAGACGTATAACAAATCAGAAAGAGAGAAAAAACGCTTAAAGAAAAAAGAAGAGAAGCAAAAAAAGAAAGAAGCTAGAAAAGCCGAAGCTAAAGAAAGCGGCAAGACTGGTATTCAGTTTGCGTATGTAGATCATAACGGTAACCTTACCGACACTCCACCAGATCCTTCACAAAAAATGGCTGTTGAAGCCGAAAGTATTACACTTGGTATTCCTAAAAAAGAAGAGGGTGATGAAGAAGAATTTGATCCTGTAAGAAATGGAAAAGTTTCATTTTTTGATACTTCAAAAGGATTCGGGTTTATTATTGATACAGAGAACCAAGAAAAATATTTCTGTCATGTTAGTGGTTTAATTGATGAAATCGCTGAGAATGATAAAGTGTCTTTTGAACTTGAAAGAGGTATGAAGGGTATGAATGCCGTTCGTGTGAAGAAAATATAATACCCATTTACATTGCCTAAATTCAAGACTTTTTAGCAATTGTAAAAAGTTTGTAGATTCACTTTGTATTATTCTGTGGAATAAAGTCATCATCTATTAGAATTGTTTTTTCCGATGTATCTGTGAGTTTAATGTCTTTCACTTCTCCGGCACCCAAAAAACGATAGCGAATACCAGCTATGTCTCCAATAGACTCATTATAGGTTTTTGAAAACACCTTTTTGTTTTCCGCAAAAACAGTAAGATGTTTTTCCCTCACCTGAATTTTAATATTTCTGAATGTAGCCAATGCTATGCCAAGGTCAGAGAGGTCATGCTCTTTACCGTTTAGGTAGGTTTCGCTCAACATTACTCCCATTTCTGAAGCGCAACCTGGTATGGAGAAAGGGATGATCAATGAACTTTTTGTACCCATAATTACAATAGATGCATGCTGACAAACAGCCCATTTATCTTTATATACATTTTTTATAGTGGTGCTGAGTATAAAATTGTCACCAGAGACTTTTTCAAAATTTTTGACATAATGGAATGATGAAACAAGAGGCTTCTCACTTTTCACTATTTCATCAATAACGTTAGGGGGGAGCGATAGTTTGTTTGAAATTTGGCGAACTTCCTTTATGTATTTTGGAATAGGTTCATAATTAACTGTGCCTAACCAACCATTGCTTTTTATGAATAAGTCATGCTGCTTTATTTTTTTTCCATCAATAAGCAGTTTTGCTCTAAAATATCCTGGATAATAATAAATGCCTGTTGCCTGTTTTTGTTCTGGTTTTATCTTAATCGTTTTTGTCCGGTCCCAAAACTGTTGAATGTAGATACTGTCTGATTTTATATCATATAAATCAAAATCAAAAACAACAGAATTTGGAATACCTTGGACAATGGGATGACTCGAAAACTTTATTAGAGAAGAATCAATTGTAGCATTGTTATTTCCAATTCCAATCATTGAGAACAATGAAATAAACACAAGGGTCAGTGCGGATGCCGATACTACAATGATTCTAGCATTAGGCGTAATTTTACGTTCTATCCATGACGGGTTTTTGCTATTTGCCTTATTTTTAAAGTCACGCCAGTTAAGGTACCCTGCAAATTGTGATAGTGTATTTAATGTACTTATGCTTGGTGCATTTTTATAATTGACTCTTCCCCAAACCCGTTTTAGCGTAGTTGGACTTAAAAGTACATGGGTCTCTTTCTCAATAGTTTCACTTAATTCTATAAACACTTGGTTATGCCATTGAGCAGCATTTCCCCAGCCTAGCTTTTCCTCGATTTGGCGTAAGCATGTCTTAACAAGTTTATGTTCTGGATATAGTTTCATTTGTTGGTGCAAACATCTTTAAAATAAACGTAATTGTCCAATAATGCCCCATATTGAACGAACTTGTTTCACATTTTTCATGTTAATATTCGAGCTTCGTCCTATCAAACAAGAATGCAATGAAAACAAAAGCCACAATATTTTTCAATCTATTGCTAACAGTTTTTTGTGTACAAACAATTTTTTCCCAGAATACTATTCCATTGGACACTTTACATTGGAAAATTGAAGCAAAAGCCTATGTACTGGAAACTTATGAAGGGCAACCTTCAGTTTATCTTCAAGCTGGGTCGCTGATTCTAAAAGATGAAAGTTTTTTAAATGGTACCATAGAGTATGATATTTATCTAAAAGAAGCGCAAGCGTTTCCTGGTGTATATTTTAGGATAAATGATGCTGATGCAGAACATTTCTATATCAGGCCCCATCAATCCGGTAATCCAGATGCAAATCAAGCTGCACCTTTAATCAAAGGAATATCACCTTGGCAGCTTTATTTTGGACCAAAATATTCTTTTCCTTATCACTATAAATATGATGATTGGACCCATGTGAAACTGGTTGTTAACGATGATAGGGCACAGGTATATTTAGATTGTTCAGAAAAACCCCATCTTTCTTGGAACCTTTTTCATGAAGCCAAAGAAGGGGGGATATCATTTAGTGGCGGTAATGCTAAAGGAATGTATATTGCCAATATTGTTGTAGATAAAGAAAAAGATGTTATTGAGAACTTTGAACCTATTGAAAGAAGGCCTATAACCGGGTTGGTTCAGAGTTGGGAGATATCAGACAAGTTTGAAGAAAAATTATTGGCTGACCACACAAAACTAAGACCAATCATAGAATCAAGAACATGGGGCAAAAAGGTGACCATAGAGGAAGGAACAGCTGCAAACATATCAAGACAAGTTAAATTGCGTGATGGAAAGCCGGGAAATACGGTTTTTGCAAAAATCATAATTAACTCCGATACACCTCAAATAAAACTGTTTGAATTTGGCTATAGTGATAGGGTCGTAGCTATTTTAAATGGCCAGCCTATTTATAAAGGCACCAACAGATGGCGCTCCAGGGATTATCGTTATTTGGGAACCATAGGCCTTTTTGATGCTATATATCTCAATCTTAAAAAAGGTAAAAACACACTTCTAATGGCTGTTTCTGAAGATTTTGGTGGTTGGTTGGTGACAGGTAGGTTTGGGGATTATTCTGGGATTAAAATCAAAACGAATTAATGCCCTTGTACGTCAATTCAAAATATCAAAGCGATGGGTATATTTTACTGTGAATATCTGATTGTTCAAAGCGTCTAAATCATCATCATCTTTTACAATATTAAATACTACAAATAAACCTGTATTGGCGTTTTGCAGCCACCCAAAACGAGCATTTACAGCAGTGATACTTGAAACATTGTTTCGCTGTATCAAGCTTTGTACAAACATTCTTGGCGTAAAGGAGTAAGAGAGTCGCAGACCACCCACCAATGCAGTCAAATTTCCAGTTTCTAGTTGAATATCGCTATGGCTAAAAGTGAGTGATGAGTTAAAACGATCACCAATCCTATAATTGGCAGTACCACTATTGGTAATACGGTCACCATTAAAATAACCACCAATAATAGTTCTTAAGTTCATAGAGAATGCATTGTTGGCATTAGTGATTAAAACAAATTGCAATTCTTCATTCTTATATTCTCCTATTGGGACAGTGACATCTGAGATGTTAAAAGATTCTAAGACCCTTTCGGTCGTAAAGTTGATGCCTGTATGGATTTCAAAACCACTTTTAAATTCCCAATGGTTGTCCACATGAAGGAAACCAGTTATTAATTCATCATCAAAATTCCAATATCCACGGTATGAAACATGCGGGCGTATCTCAAGAAGATTCCCCATGTTTTTCACCCTATGCGCTTTTAAAATGAGAAATTCAGGTTTTTTAAAGGCAGTGCGCTGTAAAAACCCCACTTCTGGGTTAAAACCAGCACCAACTTCCGTATAGCCAGCTCGTAAATCCCATCCATTCCAATTGTAGTTTCCCAAAAATTTAAATGCATGATCTTTATCTTCAATACCCGGAGTTGTACTTTTGGCAACGAAGCCAGTGACCTCTGCTTTGTTTCCTATTCCCCAGGTGCCATCCATTGCGTATACACGATTGTAATCATCTTCCATACTCCCTAAACCAGCTCTATTGATAAATATACCACCTAAGGAAGATCGAGTTCCTTGAAAATCATGATTTACCCGAGCTACGGAAAAATTGTTTTGATCAATACCAGCCTCATCAACATCATCAGTAAACATACTAAGGAAACCCACATTGGTTTGTCCAACTTTACCTGAAAGTCTGGCTCCGCCTATGATGGGGACTAAATCCCCATTGTCACCAATACCAATACGACGACTAAAGAACAGATCTACTTCACCCGGACTACCAACACTAAACTGTCCTGCGTTTTCTAAGAAAAAGGCCCTTTTTTCGGGAAAAAAGAGATTGAACCTATCCAAATTCACCTGTTGATCATCTACTTCCACCTGAGCAAAATCGGTATTGTATGTTAGATCTAAAGTAAGACTGGGCGTAACACTGTATTTTATGTCCGCTCCCAATTCAAAATTTGTATCTGTTTCACTCGGAGAGACGGCACTGTTGTTGACTACTTGGGTCAATGCATATGGAATAAGCTTTAAATTACCGGGATTTCTAAGGTTCAGTCCAGTAAGTTTTCCAGCAAGAGATAATCGTTTCATATCAAAACCTAAAGGCAATGAGGTCCAATATGCGGTCTCGGTATTTTTGCTAATGTTTCTTCTAAAATTAAGCCCCCACGTCTTGTCCTTCCCAGCAGCAAATCGTAACGACCTAAATGGAATGGCAAACTCTGCGCTCCATCCATATTCTCCTAATTGAGATCTGACCTTCCACGTGGCATCCCAATTTAAGTTGGTGCCACCAATGACACCTCCCTGTTGTCTGTTGGTATTAAAACTTCCCTTCCCTTCATTATCAATCTGTGCGTCATATTCCATGCCCTGCGCATTGGTGCCAAAAAGAAACCCATTTTGTCTGTCGTTATAGGTGTCAATGATAAATAGGAAACTGTCTTCGTCATTTAAATCTGCATCTCTACGCGAGTCAGAAACGACTATGTTTTTGGCATCCTTATCATAACAAATTACCGAAACGTAAAATGTAGTATTGGTATACGCCATTCTTATTACGGTTTTTTCCGAAACTGCCTGTCCATAGTTGGGACGCAGCTGAATAAGGTTTTCAATGGCTGGGACAGTCTGCCAAATAGGATCGTTTATTACGTTACCATCAATGTCAAAATCTTGTGGTAATTCAGTGGCTCGGTATTCTGGCCTATTTTTAATGGAGTCTTGCAGTTGAACTTGTTGTGAGTGAACGGTGTGTAGGGTGAAAAAAGTGAAAAGCACAAAGGCTTTACAAAACAGTACTTTCATAAAAATTGGTCTGGTTTGAAGGTTAAATATACTGTTTAAATAGGAATTTTTTATAGGATTATGTACTTTGTATTAGGATTATATTTTGCTGATTATGAAGACATTTGGAAAATATATTTGGAGTATGCTCATTATAGTTGTTGCTGGGTGTGCATCCAATCCAAAACCTTCAGCAACAGCTCAAGAAATTGAAGTATTGAACAATCTTGTTTCAGGAAGATCTTTTGAAATTAAAGCTAACTGGGCCAATCCATTGGCAACCGGCAGTATAAACAGTATTGCAAATGCAGGTTTGTTGCCTAACGGAAGTACGGCAAATAGAATTGATTTATCTGGAAGTGCAAGTTATTTAAAAGTTATTGGGGACAAAGTGGAAGCTAACCTTCCTTATTTTGGTGAAAGGCAAATGGGAGGAACATATAACAGTAATAATACCGGGATTCAATTTGAAGGCGTTCCCAAGAGCTTTGAGATTGTACCTAATCAAAAGACTAGAGGATATACCATGCGGTTTACAATAAGTTCAGCTACGGAAACGTACCAGGTGATGGCAGAGTTAACACCTTCGCTATCTAGTAACTTGAATATTAACAGTACCCACAGAACTGCAATTTGGTATACTGGTAGGGTAGAACAGTATGACAAGGAATAAATCTTCTACCAAGAAATTGGTTTAAAGGATTGACCAATTTTCAATTTTTTTCCAGAGGAGAGCACTATATATTCATCACGTTTATCTTTTTCTTTTGCTATGATTTGGCTTTTGTTTACAATATACTTTCTGTGGATCCTCACAAAATCAGGGTGCAGTTGTTCTGCCAATACCCCTATACGGTCTCGCTTAATAAAAGTGCCCGCTTCCGAATAAAAATTCAAATAATGCCCTTCAGCTTCAATCCATTCAATTAATTCAAGACCAATGGTCATTAGCTTTCTTCCTTTGTAAACCTGTATGATTTTTGTCTTGTTTTTAATGTTGTAGACGTAGACTGCGGAAGCTGCAATCAGTAATAAATGATATAGTGCTTCACGGCCAAAATAGTATCGGGCATATTCAGAATCTATAAAAGAATCGAAGTATCCAAACGCATGTAAAATGACATTGGATAAAAGGTAGAAAACAATAAGACTTAAAATGGTTGCAGCGGAAACAAGTAACCAAAACCATTTTGCATATCGTTTTTTAATTTCTTTCTGGAGCCTGAGCGTTAGGATTATAAAGGGGATAAAAAGAAGAACTGAAACACAGAGATACACTATCGACACCCAAACACTATAACTGGAATGATTGCTGTAGCGAATCATATTTTGAATCAGGGTAATGATAAAAATAACAACCAGCAGAATTATAGATAGAAAATAAAAACGCTTTTCACTCTGAATTACCCGCATGTTTAAAAAATTTCGGTGCTAAGAAGATACATAAAATTATAAGACCTTTTCTTGGACTTTACCGTTCTTAACAGTCTTATACTATCCAAAAACTCCTTTGAACATTTTTTCGGTTAAGCCTTTAGATTGGAACCATTCAACAAGTTCGGTTCTTTTTCCAACCTCTGCATGATGCAGTAAAGTAAAACCATGTGGTCCATAGGAATTGAGTAAATATGGATAATCTGTGACTATTTTTTTTATAAAATCATCATACCCCAAAAAAGCATAATTGAAAATATCCAATCTAGCGCCTTTACTTACCAAATAGTCTACAATATCTCTTCTGCCCATATGAGAGGCTCCACCTACTGCCGTTTCAAAGTCCCCTTTTTTAAATTGACTGGTGCAATTGAGCAATAGGGGATATTTCTCAAGGATTTTCTTTGTTTCATCAAAGCTTTTATGTGCAGCCAGTACGAATTCAAGAATTAATTCTCCACTAAAAACAGCTTCTTGACTTGTTGATTCCTTTGCTATAAGTGCGCCCGGTGCTAGTACCATGGTACCTCCAAGGAATAGGTTTTGCTTAAGAAATTTTTTTCTGTCCATTTTCATGATATTTAGATGAACACAAATGACATAGTATTTATAGTGTTCTGCACTGTTGAGAGCTGTTTTGTCCCAAAATTGCGGCCAGCTGTCTTGAAAAAACATTCTTTTGAGAAAATTTTGTTGCGCGAAACAGATTGTACCCATGCTTAAAGAGATGTTTTAATTGGAATATGAGCAGAATTTTTTACTTACTTTCGGGTAAGTAAAAGCGATTAATAAGACTAAATCATTGATGAAAAAAACCTGCAACAATTCATAGAAGAAAATTTATAAAACAACATTTTCTAATATTGACCAAACCGGATTACAGTACTTTTATTTAGAACAGGGAGGGAATTTTGCCCAAAATTCCATTCAGAACACAACAGATAGTGCATCTTGCTGCATTTAAAAGAACATTTCTGAAATTACCCTAACTTTATTGCCGCAAAGTATTATACCTAGACCAGAAAGATTTTGAACCATAATAAAAACACCAACATGCTTAAAAGATTTTCATTTTTGTTAGCACTATCTCTATTTGTTTTCTCTTGTAATGGGAAGAAAGGAGAATCAAAAGAAACCATAGCGGAAGATGCGGAAGAGCTTGAGCAAGCGGAAACTACTTTGCCTTTACAAAGTTTAAACCTTCCCGATGGTTTTAAAATAGAGGTGTTCGCCGAAGGAATTGATGGAGCACGGTCAATGGCTATGGGAGATAATGGAACACTTTTCGTAGGCACACGGAATGAAAAAACCGTCTATGCGCTTCAAGATTTAGATGGAGATTTTAAAGCTGAAAAAATAATGGTTTTGGATTCTACATTAGAAGTTCCAAACGGTCTGGCCTTTAAAGATGGAGCTTTGTATGTTGCTGAAGTAGGCAGACTTTTAAAGTATTCAAATATAGAACAAGAACTTTCCAGTTCACCGCAACCAGAAGTAATTTATGATGACTACCCAACGGAATTTCATCATGGATGGAAATACATTGCCTTTGGCCCAGATGGAAAACTATATGTTCCAGTCGGTGCACCTTGCAATATATGTGAGCGTTCTAGTGAAGATGAACGTTATGCTACCATTACAAGAATGGATCCAGATGGCAGCAATAGAGAGATTTACGCCAAAGGAGTAAGAAATACGGTTGGTTTTACGTGGCATCCAGAAACAGGGGAGTTATGGTTTACGGACAATGGTAGAGATATGTTGGGAGACGATATTCCACCATGCGAATTAAATCGTGTTACTGAAGCTGGTCAGCATTTTGGATATCCTTATTGCCATGGGGGTACTGTAAAAGATCCTGAGTTTGGTGATGAATTCCCTTGCTCTGATTTTGTTTCACCTGTGCAGGCTATGGGAGCTCATGTGGCACCTTTGGGAGTTAAGTTCTATACTGGAAATATGTTCCCAGAAGAATATAAAGGCCATGCCTTTATAGCCGAACACGGATCATGGAACCGTTCTTCTAAAGTGGGATATAAGATTTCATTGGTAAAATTGGAAAACAATGAAGCCGTGAGCTATGAAACGTTTATTGATGGATGGCTTAACGATGAAGAACAAGAAGCATTTGGCAGACCCGTTGATGTTTTGTTCTTAAAAGATGGTTCTATGTTAATTTCTGATGATTTTGGAGATGCCATTTATAGAGTTTCATATAATGACACACAACTTGCCCAGC is a genomic window of Flagellimonas sp. CMM7 containing:
- a CDS encoding DUF4251 domain-containing protein, whose protein sequence is MKTFGKYIWSMLIIVVAGCASNPKPSATAQEIEVLNNLVSGRSFEIKANWANPLATGSINSIANAGLLPNGSTANRIDLSGSASYLKVIGDKVEANLPYFGERQMGGTYNSNNTGIQFEGVPKSFEIVPNQKTRGYTMRFTISSATETYQVMAELTPSLSSNLNINSTHRTAIWYTGRVEQYDKE
- a CDS encoding LytTR family DNA-binding domain-containing protein; this encodes MRVIQSEKRFYFLSIILLVVIFIITLIQNMIRYSNHSSYSVWVSIVYLCVSVLLFIPFIILTLRLQKEIKKRYAKWFWLLVSAATILSLIVFYLLSNVILHAFGYFDSFIDSEYARYYFGREALYHLLLIAASAVYVYNIKNKTKIIQVYKGRKLMTIGLELIEWIEAEGHYLNFYSEAGTFIKRDRIGVLAEQLHPDFVRIHRKYIVNKSQIIAKEKDKRDEYIVLSSGKKLKIGQSFKPISW
- a CDS encoding sorbosone dehydrogenase family protein — encoded protein: MLKRFSFLLALSLFVFSCNGKKGESKETIAEDAEELEQAETTLPLQSLNLPDGFKIEVFAEGIDGARSMAMGDNGTLFVGTRNEKTVYALQDLDGDFKAEKIMVLDSTLEVPNGLAFKDGALYVAEVGRLLKYSNIEQELSSSPQPEVIYDDYPTEFHHGWKYIAFGPDGKLYVPVGAPCNICERSSEDERYATITRMDPDGSNREIYAKGVRNTVGFTWHPETGELWFTDNGRDMLGDDIPPCELNRVTEAGQHFGYPYCHGGTVKDPEFGDEFPCSDFVSPVQAMGAHVAPLGVKFYTGNMFPEEYKGHAFIAEHGSWNRSSKVGYKISLVKLENNEAVSYETFIDGWLNDEEQEAFGRPVDVLFLKDGSMLISDDFGDAIYRVSYNDTQLAQL